The sequence below is a genomic window from Clostridium sp. BJN0001.
CATCCATATCAGGAAGTCCTAAATCAAGAATAATAATATCCGGTCTATATGATACAGCTTCTACAATTGCTATACTCCCATTTTCTGCAATTCTATATTTATAATTCTGAGTTTCTAATGTAGTAGTTATAAGATTTCTTACTGCTTTATCATCTTCTACTACTAATATCTGCGGTTTATTCACTATAATTTACCTCCTCAGCATACAATGTAAAACCAAAAATAGTTCCATTTGGAATATTATCTTTTACATATATTTTACCACCATGTGCATTTATTATTGATTTACATAATGATAATCCAAGTCCTAGTCCCCTTCTTCCATCACCATGATTATTATTTACAGTAAAGAACATATTAAATATCTTTTCCTTATCCGAGTCATCTATACCAGATCCATTATCTCCAATCTCTATATAAACCATTTTACCACGTTTTGTTGCTGCTATCGTTATATCTGAACCTGCTTTTGTATATTTTATTGCGTTATTTACAATATTTATTATAACCTGAATTATAAGTCTTGAATCCATCCTTGCCATTAAAAGATCATCAGATATATCAGTTGAAATATTATAATCAGAAGCTTTTCTATCAATATGATTTAGTGCTTCATGGATTATTTCATCAACAAGCTGAGGCTCAATATTTAAATCCATAGTTCCATTCTCTATCCTTGTTACTGATAATAAATTTTCAACAAGATTTATAAGCCACATAGAGTCATCATATATATCACTATAAAGATCCTGTTTTTTACTTTCAGATAAAATCTTTGAATTTTCCATTAAAATTGCTGAATTTCCAGATATACTTGTAAGTGGTGTTCTTAAATCATGTGAAATTGCCCTTAAAAGATTTGCTCTTAATTTTTCTTGCTCTGCTTTCATGAATATTTCATTTTTTACTTCATTAATGTTTTCTTTCTCTAAAGATAGTGCACTTTCACCTAAAATAGCTATAAGCAAATTCTTTTCTAAAGCATCTAACCCTTCATCTTTTTTTATTGGTATTGCTATTACAGCAAATGATTCCTTATGATTTTTTATCGCCATATATAAACATTTTGCAGCTGGAAGTGTATTAGTTGTAGCTCCAGCATGTTTTTTATTTTTAAATACCCATTGTGCTACTGCTTTCTCTTCTTCGTTTATATACTCATTAATATCCTCATCAGAGTTTGATTCTTTATAAATCATAGGTTCTAATAATTTACCATCTTTTACTGGATACAATATTATTGTTTTATCTAATAATTTCTGTGCCTGATTGGCTGTTTTTACAAATATATCTTCTTTATTCTTAGCTGCCTGAAGTTTTTGGCTTGTTTCCAATAAGACTTCAGTTCTATATGCTTTTTTTGCTGACTGTTTCGCTTCAGTTTTTGCTTTTGTTGCAAGATTTGTAGATATTAATGATGACAATAACATTACTATAAATGTAAGAGGATAACTTCTACCATAAGCCTGCATTGTAAATCTCGGATTTGTAAATAAAAAATTAAATATTAATACACTTAGTAATGATGATAATAATCCATATTTTTTTCCGTCTGTTATAATAGAAATAATCAAAACACCTAATATATATATAGTAATAATATTCGCTTCATTAAATCCAAGGTCATAAAAAATAAGTCCTATTATAGTAATTATTAAAAGAACTCCTATAGTCTTTAATATATCTATTAATGTAAATCTGCTCCAATTCACCTTTGTTCTATTTTTTTTATATTTTTTACTATTATCAGGTATTATATAAATATCAATGTTTGGTGCAACCCCAGTAAGTTGATCTACTAAAGTCTTTTTCCTATTAAATAATGTTTTTTTATTATTTGATCTTCCTATTACTATCTTTGAAACTCCACTAACTCTAGCATACTGTGCAATCTGATTTGCAACATCATCACCATAAACTGTAGCAATTTTTGCTCCAAGCTGCTGTGCAAGTTTTAAATTACTTTCAAGTCTCTTTCTATTTTCTCCTTCAAACTCCCTACTATTAGTAGTTTCAACAAATAATGCTGTGAAAAGTCCATGAAATGCCTCTGACATTCTCGCTGCTGTCCTTATTACTTTAGGATTGCTTGGTGAACTTGAAAGACATATAAGTACATGCTCTTCTGTATAATAATTTAAATTTTCTTTTTCTCTTTCTTTATCAGTTTTCTTATTAACTGCATCAGCTGTACGTCTTAATGCAATCTCTCTTAAAGCTATAAGCTTTTCTTTTGTAAAGAAATTATCCAAAGCCCTTTTTGCCTGATTTGTCTTATATATCTTTCCTTCATTAAGTCTTTCTATAAGATCGTCTGGCTCTATATCTACAAGTTCAACTTTATCAGCCTGATCAAATACATTATCAGGTATTCTTTCTCTTACAACTATTCCTGTTATTGAAGCAACGATATCATTTAAACTTTCTATATGTTGTACATTAACAGTAGTATATACATTTATACCATTATTCAAAAGTTCATGTATGTCTTGATATCTTTTTATATGACGCACCCCTTTAGCATTTGTATGTGCAAGTTCGTCAACAAGAATAACATCAGGATGTCTTTTTATTGCTGAGTCAAGATCAAATTCATTTAATATTATTCCTTTATATTTAACTTTTAGATTAGGAAGCATCTCAAGACCATCTAAAAGTTCTAGTGTCTCTTTTCTAGTATGTGGTTCTATATATCGTGCTACTACATCTATCCCAGCTTTTTTTAATTCATGAGCTTCTTTTAGCATTGCAAAAGTTTTTCCAACTCCTGCTGCATATCCAAAAAATATTTTTAATTTTCCACGTGTTTCAGATTCTTCTTCTTCTTCACATGAAATTTTTTTTAGTATCTTATCCGGATTAGGACGTTCATCCATAATACGCTCCCCTTTCATATAAAATAAATTATAGGCTGTTATACTAAAAATGTCGAATACCCATTTAATCTTTAGCATAACAGCCTTTTAAAATTTTATATCATTTAACTTCATTCTTAACTGGAAATAGTATCTTTAATAAAATCTTTTCCGCTGCTGAGAATGATTCAAAATTATAATATCTTCTTTTGCCATCTTTATCTATTATTTTAAAATCTCGTTTTGATTTTTCTACTTTTATATGTAGAGTCGATAATGCACTTCTTAATGCTAGCTCCCATGCAAATATACCATGCATTATGCTTCCCGAAACAAATCTATCATATAAAATTTCAAATTCAAATGCAGTATGATAATTACATAAAAAATCTACCCATAAATTTTCTATCTGAGAAATATTTAACGAACCTATATAATCTCCATCATAATCCTCATCATTTAATATAATATAATTATATTTTGTATATTTAACTGAATCTTTTTCTTTTTGAGAAAAATAAACATCCCATTTTCTTTTTACAGCAATACAATCTGAAGTATATTTTATGCTACTAACTGCTTCATTTAACAATTCCAGCTCTTCGTCATTAGATACCCTAATTCTAATGCATAAATCATAAATTATATCAAATTCTTTACCAGATTCACTATACTTATCTACTTTTAAACTATTGCCTTCATTAACAAATTTTATTTCACCAATCTCAAAATTATTAATTATTCCATTTACGCTAATAGACATCTTCTCTGATATATCTGCAATAATACTAGCATAATCATCAATTATTGAATTGCTGTCAAATGCTGAATCTTCAAATAGAACCCATACTGACTTTTCATCCTTTATACATTTAACTTTTGGATTAATACTTACTTCTTTGCTTAATTTATAGATAAGTTTCAGTATAAGCTCCATTTCTGATTTCTTATTATTCCTACTATCGGTTTTATTAAAAAAAGTTTTCTTTAATTCTAAAGCTAGACTTCTCATATTATCTTTCCTTTATTTTTATTAAATACTATTTTAATATTCCATCAAGTGCAAGATTTACTTCTAAAACATTAACAGTCTTTTCTCCAAGAACTCCAAATAGTTTTCCTTTTGTATATTTTTTAATTATATTTTCAACTTCAGTTTCTGACATTTCATTGTTTTTAGCAATTCTATCAACCTGATATTCTGCTGCTGCAACAGAAATATGAGGATCAAGTCCACTTCCTGAACATGTTACAATATCAACAGGGATATCTTCATCACCTTTTTCAGGATTAGCTTTTTTTATCATATCAATTCTTTCTTGTACCATTTTTTTATACTCATCACTTGCAGGACTCATATTAGAAGGTCCTGCATATGCTAATTTATTACCATTTTCATCTGTAAAAGTATCTGTATCTACGTTCATTATTCTTCCCCAGAGATGCTTCTCATCAGTATACTGCTGAGCTAAAAGTGTACTGCCATATTTCTTACCATCAATTTCTATTATGCTTCCATTAGCCTGTTTAGGAAATAGAATTTGTGAAACTCCAGTTATTGATAAAGTATAAATAACACCACATATAATTGTGAATATTATAAATAATATAGCTGCTCTAGAAAATATTTTTCCAAAATTATTCATGCTAAATTCATCCTTTCTTTAAACAAGACCTACAAATGTAATAATAAGGTCAATAATCTTTATTGCTACAAATGGTACTACGATACCACCTAAGCCATAAACTAGAAGATTTCGTGACAATAATTTTCCTGCTGAAACTTCTCTATACTTTACTCCTCTAAGTGCTAAAGGAATTAATGCTACTATGATAAGCGCATTATATATAATAGCTGAGAATATTGCACTATCGGCGCTATGAAGATGCATAATATTAAGTGCAGATAATCCTGGATATAATCCTATAAATAATGCTGGGATTATTGCGAAATATTTTGCAAGGTCATTTGCTATACTAAATGTTGTCAAACTTCCACGAGTCATTAAAAGCTGTTTTCCTATTCTTACAATGTCTATAAGTTTTGTAGGTGATGAATCTAAATCTACCATATTTCCAGCTTCTTTTGCTGCTTGAGTACCAGTATTCATTGCAACTGCAACATCAGCTTGAGCAAGAGCAGGTGCATCGTTAGTTCCATCTCCTGTCATTGCAACTAAATGTCCTTTTTTCTGGAATTCACGAATTGTTTTTAATTTTCCCTCTGGAGTTGCCTCTGCTAAGAAATCATCAACTCCTGCTTCTGCTGCTATTGCTGCTGCTGTAAGAGGATTATCTCCTGTAACCATTATTGTCTTAATTCCCATTTTTCTTAAATCAGAAAACTTTTCTTGAACACCCTGTTTTATAATATCTTTTAAATAAATAACTCCAAGAGTTTGTCTATTTTTTGTTACAACAAGAGGTGTTCCTCCTTTATTTGCTATCTGAGTACTATTTCATCACATTCTTTTGGATAATTTCCACCATTATCTGTAACATATTCTTTTATTGAATCTGCAGCACCTTTACGAATTTCATTATTTTTAAAATTAACACCGCTCATTCTTGTTTTTGCTGTGAATGGTACAAATTCCATCTTAAGTTCTGACATATTTCTTTCACGAATATCAAATTTTTCTTTTGCAAGAACAACTATACTTCTTCCTTCAGGTGTCTCATCTGCAAGAGATGATATCTGAGCTGCATCTGCAAGCTCTCTTTCACTCACACCACTTACAGGAAGGAATTGACATGCTTGTCTATTTCCAAGTGTTATTGTTCCTGTTTTATCAAGCATTAAAACATCAACGTCTCCTGCGGCTTCAATAGCACGTCCACTCATTGCAAGTACATTTGCCTGATTTAAACGGCTCATTCCTGCAATTCCTATAGCTGAAAGTAAAGCACCTATAGTTGTAGGGGCAAGGCATACTAAAAGAGCAACAAGCGATGTAACAGATGTTGGATTAGCTTTTCCCATCTGATTTGCAGAAAATACTGAGTAAGTATATAAAGAAACTGTTACTAATACGAATATCATTGTTAATGCTACTAACAAAATTTGAAGAGCAATTTCATTTGGAGTTTTCTTACGAGCAGCTCCTT
It includes:
- the kdpC gene encoding potassium-transporting ATPase subunit KdpC, which gives rise to MNNFGKIFSRAAILFIIFTIICGVIYTLSITGVSQILFPKQANGSIIEIDGKKYGSTLLAQQYTDEKHLWGRIMNVDTDTFTDENGNKLAYAGPSNMSPASDEYKKMVQERIDMIKKANPEKGDEDIPVDIVTCSGSGLDPHISVAAAEYQVDRIAKNNEMSETEVENIIKKYTKGKLFGVLGEKTVNVLEVNLALDGILK
- a CDS encoding sensor histidine kinase KdpD — its product is MMDERPNPDKILKKISCEEEEESETRGKLKIFFGYAAGVGKTFAMLKEAHELKKAGIDVVARYIEPHTRKETLELLDGLEMLPNLKVKYKGIILNEFDLDSAIKRHPDVILVDELAHTNAKGVRHIKRYQDIHELLNNGINVYTTVNVQHIESLNDIVASITGIVVRERIPDNVFDQADKVELVDIEPDDLIERLNEGKIYKTNQAKRALDNFFTKEKLIALREIALRRTADAVNKKTDKEREKENLNYYTEEHVLICLSSSPSNPKVIRTAARMSEAFHGLFTALFVETTNSREFEGENRKRLESNLKLAQQLGAKIATVYGDDVANQIAQYARVSGVSKIVIGRSNNKKTLFNRKKTLVDQLTGVAPNIDIYIIPDNSKKYKKNRTKVNWSRFTLIDILKTIGVLLIITIIGLIFYDLGFNEANIITIYILGVLIISIITDGKKYGLLSSLLSVLIFNFLFTNPRFTMQAYGRSYPLTFIVMLLSSLISTNLATKAKTEAKQSAKKAYRTEVLLETSQKLQAAKNKEDIFVKTANQAQKLLDKTIILYPVKDGKLLEPMIYKESNSDEDINEYINEEEKAVAQWVFKNKKHAGATTNTLPAAKCLYMAIKNHKESFAVIAIPIKKDEGLDALEKNLLIAILGESALSLEKENINEVKNEIFMKAEQEKLRANLLRAISHDLRTPLTSISGNSAILMENSKILSESKKQDLYSDIYDDSMWLINLVENLLSVTRIENGTMDLNIEPQLVDEIIHEALNHIDRKASDYNISTDISDDLLMARMDSRLIIQVIINIVNNAIKYTKAGSDITIAATKRGKMVYIEIGDNGSGIDDSDKEKIFNMFFTVNNNHGDGRRGLGLGLSLCKSIINAHGGKIYVKDNIPNGTIFGFTLYAEEVNYSE